One Ktedonobacteraceae bacterium DNA segment encodes these proteins:
- a CDS encoding sensor histidine kinase, which translates to MQLDIEKSNERFQRLFQSFNLLWVIISAISITFATYSVFINKPAYLHDWRGIAIIALALFIMVIYAFGLYSRFVFRVQDQWPPAFHRAFACWFSVYVGVLLLSTIDAAFSWCFFIVMGISFALFNAPRLLLFVSIIFITLSAFQGLLSWPLAGDNLGSLFGLGLAFFSMTVSCMFMQHLIGGWHERNDLLAKISCANRELEEAHRQLAESAAQEQELAVLRERTRLAREMHDTLGHALALVSVKLEIAQRLRERDPERCDRELEATREIVRNSMNELRASIANLRSPALEREPACRAISRYAREMAQRAGLRVSYDLHPGVEGLPEAIEETLWKMGQEALANIEKHAQASNVLLHISRQNGSIVMRIQDDGIGLPEALYRLQEDGDMTCTSPEGHFGLSGMRERVENCGGHLHLYPAEDHGTVVEVELPLVEAPLASPLEAQVFP; encoded by the coding sequence ATGCAGCTAGACATTGAAAAATCAAACGAACGCTTTCAGCGACTTTTTCAAAGTTTTAACTTACTGTGGGTAATTATCAGTGCTATCTCTATTACTTTTGCGACGTACTCTGTTTTTATCAATAAACCTGCTTATCTGCATGACTGGCGTGGAATTGCAATTATTGCCCTCGCGCTTTTTATAATGGTAATCTACGCTTTCGGCCTTTATAGCCGGTTTGTTTTCCGGGTACAGGATCAATGGCCTCCGGCATTTCACCGGGCTTTTGCCTGCTGGTTTAGCGTATATGTAGGAGTTCTGCTTTTATCAACGATTGATGCCGCCTTCTCGTGGTGTTTCTTTATTGTAATGGGTATTTCTTTTGCGCTATTTAATGCTCCCCGCTTGCTATTGTTCGTGAGCATCATTTTCATAACGCTGAGCGCTTTCCAGGGCCTTCTTAGCTGGCCACTCGCCGGGGACAATCTTGGCAGTCTCTTTGGTCTGGGACTCGCTTTCTTTTCTATGACAGTGAGTTGTATGTTTATGCAGCACCTGATTGGTGGTTGGCATGAACGAAATGATTTGCTGGCAAAGATTTCCTGCGCCAATCGAGAGTTGGAGGAAGCGCATCGACAACTGGCCGAGTCAGCTGCCCAGGAACAGGAGCTTGCGGTCTTGCGTGAGCGTACAAGGCTGGCGCGTGAGATGCACGATACGCTCGGTCATGCATTGGCCCTTGTATCCGTTAAATTGGAGATCGCGCAGCGGCTCCGTGAGCGCGATCCTGAACGCTGCGACCGCGAACTGGAGGCGACCAGGGAGATTGTGCGGAACAGCATGAACGAATTGAGAGCCTCAATTGCCAATTTGCGTTCACCGGCTTTAGAACGCGAACCTGCATGCCGGGCCATCAGTCGCTATGCGCGCGAGATGGCGCAAAGGGCTGGATTACGCGTCTCCTATGACCTGCATCCTGGTGTTGAGGGCTTGCCTGAGGCTATTGAGGAGACGCTCTGGAAAATGGGACAGGAGGCTCTGGCGAATATTGAGAAACATGCCCAGGCAAGTAACGTCTTATTACATATCAGTCGCCAGAATGGTTCCATCGTCATGCGAATACAGGATGACGGCATTGGTTTGCCAGAAGCATTGTATCGTTTGCAGGAGGATGGCGATATGACTTGCACCAGTCCGGAGGGGCATTTCGGTTTGAGTGGCATGCGCGAACGGGTTGAGAATTGCGGCGGTCACCTTCATCTCTACCCTGCTGAGGATCATGGCACCGTAGTTGAGGTAGAACTCCCACTTGTTGAGGCGCCATTAGCCAGCCCCCTGGAAGCGCAGGTTTTTCCCTAA
- a CDS encoding SAM-dependent chlorinase/fluorinase, with amino-acid sequence MDQTIPFEARPVIALMTDFGLGDGDVGVMKGVIAGITPQAYLIDITHDIAPQNVPSAAWILASAYRYFPAGTVFVCVIDPGVGSSRGAIAVNAGTWFFVGPDNGLFSYVLQEQPVHAAHLLVNAAYQLPHISSTFHGRDIFAPAGAYLAQGIPLSELGPSLDPAGLQRIDITPPARIGKEIDARVIHVDNFGNLIANVPLSLVPDLFDAAAVQAIFQTGKVVDRRRRFFAEGPDDGLPFIYGDSSGYVGIAVRNGNAARTLGVGFGASITFVIANK; translated from the coding sequence TTGGATCAGACCATCCCTTTTGAAGCACGACCAGTTATTGCATTGATGACAGACTTTGGTCTGGGTGACGGAGATGTGGGGGTGATGAAAGGTGTGATTGCCGGTATCACGCCGCAGGCATATCTCATCGACATTACGCATGATATTGCGCCCCAGAATGTCCCATCCGCCGCCTGGATACTGGCTTCTGCCTACCGTTATTTCCCGGCAGGAACGGTATTTGTCTGTGTCATTGATCCTGGTGTAGGCAGTTCGCGGGGCGCGATTGCGGTGAATGCCGGTACGTGGTTCTTTGTTGGCCCTGATAATGGACTTTTTAGCTATGTCTTGCAAGAGCAGCCTGTTCACGCTGCCCACTTGCTTGTTAACGCCGCATACCAGCTACCACATATCAGTTCGACGTTTCATGGGCGCGATATCTTTGCGCCAGCGGGAGCATACCTGGCACAGGGCATTCCCCTGAGTGAATTGGGACCCTCTCTCGATCCTGCCGGGCTGCAGCGCATCGATATCACACCTCCTGCGCGGATTGGCAAAGAGATCGATGCGCGGGTTATTCACGTCGATAACTTCGGCAACCTGATTGCGAATGTGCCACTTTCCCTTGTTCCCGACCTGTTCGATGCAGCAGCGGTGCAGGCAATTTTCCAGACGGGCAAAGTAGTGGACAGGCGCAGGAGGTTCTTTGCCGAGGGTCCCGATGATGGACTACCATTCATCTACGGCGATAGTTCGGGCTATGTAGGCATCGCCGTCCGCAACGGCAATGCAGCGAGAACGCTTGGTGTTGGATTTGGCGCGTCCATTACTTTCGTCATAGCGAACAAATAG
- a CDS encoding DUF444 family protein — protein MSVSQHDWSLHRKGQIDQERHKEKIREAIKKNLQDIVSEEGIILSDGKKTVRVPIRSLDEYRFRFDPGRQQHAGQGNGKSKVGDVVAQEPRPGKGKKGDAGKEAGYDYYEAEITMEELAAMIFEDLGLPNLEQKRQQELQTEAVRFTDVRKKGPLNNLDKKRTIMENLKRNAAKGEAKFQDIKSEDLRFKVWEPTIRYQSNAVVIAMMDVSGCHTAGHHIEMADGSYKDVSEIIEGDEVACLDLATLQKTTAPVVETFSKIANETLVIETEDATLRATAQHRYFVYDEQEHALIEKRAGELQIGDKLILINSWGSTAVQPNVQLTEDQAYILGALLGDGHIYVSPNSSYITITDENLLRLQQYQTVFERAFNVKGLIRQLPGPNSRQRIHFNSAPLARKLLSDYPMLGSRSRYRYIEASIYREAPEVRAAFLRGLFDAEGSIAHHAVMFYSASRQLIMQVKHLLSYWGIRARVHDFEQHENRLGDDQTIRAGTYYKLSINAKDVLLFAEHIGFGCEEKRAKMKVLVEKQAAGIDAMRSKYILNEDRRERFAHVAGHTRLYTYYRQETHTLSQQQLRTLASSSTATVEDKEYIDTILKRSFIVSKVQRIQRIEEPVQVYDFGVAEHHNYIVDGMLSHNSMGEFEKYIARSFYFWMVRFLRTKYNNVQIVFISHHTEAKEVTEEEFFHKGESGGTQVSSAYELALEIIKERYNPDDWNIYPFHFSDGDNLPWDNDRCVQLVNKLMELCNIFGYGEIREGHYRSPSTLMSAYNKITDKKFIAVTISDKKEVYPALRKFFAQREPVPTR, from the coding sequence ATGTCTGTCTCCCAGCATGACTGGTCCCTGCATCGCAAGGGTCAGATCGACCAGGAACGTCATAAAGAGAAGATTCGCGAGGCCATCAAGAAAAACCTGCAAGATATCGTCAGTGAAGAAGGTATCATTCTCTCGGATGGCAAGAAGACAGTGCGCGTGCCCATTCGTTCTCTGGATGAGTATCGCTTCCGCTTTGACCCCGGCCGCCAGCAGCACGCAGGCCAGGGCAATGGAAAAAGTAAGGTTGGTGATGTTGTAGCACAGGAGCCACGCCCCGGCAAGGGTAAAAAGGGAGACGCGGGCAAAGAGGCCGGCTACGACTATTACGAGGCCGAAATCACGATGGAAGAACTGGCCGCGATGATCTTCGAGGATCTCGGCCTGCCCAACCTCGAGCAAAAACGCCAGCAGGAACTCCAGACCGAGGCTGTGCGCTTTACCGATGTGCGCAAGAAAGGCCCCCTCAACAACCTGGACAAGAAGCGCACCATCATGGAGAATCTGAAGCGCAACGCGGCCAAGGGCGAGGCGAAGTTCCAGGATATTAAGTCGGAAGACCTTCGATTCAAAGTGTGGGAACCCACAATACGCTATCAATCGAATGCTGTCGTTATAGCGATGATGGACGTGTCGGGTTGTCACACAGCCGGACACCATATCGAAATGGCCGATGGCTCCTACAAGGATGTTTCCGAGATTATTGAGGGTGATGAAGTTGCTTGCCTGGATTTGGCAACGCTGCAAAAAACGACCGCGCCCGTTGTTGAGACGTTCTCAAAAATCGCTAATGAGACGCTTGTTATTGAGACCGAAGATGCAACACTGAGAGCAACCGCTCAGCATCGCTACTTCGTCTATGATGAACAGGAACACGCTCTCATTGAGAAACGTGCTGGTGAATTACAGATTGGCGATAAACTTATCCTGATCAATTCCTGGGGCAGCACAGCAGTGCAGCCAAACGTGCAGTTGACCGAAGATCAGGCCTACATATTGGGAGCATTGCTAGGCGATGGTCACATTTATGTGAGTCCAAATAGCTCGTACATCACTATTACAGATGAAAACCTGCTCAGGCTTCAGCAGTATCAAACTGTTTTTGAACGGGCTTTCAATGTCAAGGGTCTTATAAGGCAACTTCCAGGACCGAATAGTCGCCAGCGTATCCACTTCAACAGTGCCCCTCTGGCCCGTAAGTTGCTTTCAGACTACCCAATGCTGGGCAGTCGTTCGCGGTATCGTTATATCGAGGCGAGCATTTATCGTGAAGCACCAGAGGTGCGAGCCGCTTTCCTGCGTGGGCTTTTTGATGCAGAAGGTAGCATCGCTCACCACGCAGTAATGTTCTATTCCGCGAGCCGCCAGCTGATTATGCAGGTGAAACATTTACTCTCATACTGGGGTATTCGTGCGCGGGTTCATGATTTTGAGCAGCATGAGAATCGTCTGGGTGACGACCAGACGATTCGTGCAGGTACCTACTACAAGCTCTCAATCAACGCGAAAGATGTCTTGCTTTTCGCCGAACATATCGGTTTTGGTTGTGAAGAGAAACGAGCCAAAATGAAAGTGCTGGTTGAGAAACAGGCAGCAGGTATTGATGCAATGCGCAGTAAATATATCCTCAACGAAGACAGGCGTGAGCGTTTTGCTCATGTTGCCGGGCATACGCGCTTGTATACCTATTATCGTCAGGAGACCCATACCCTTTCTCAACAGCAACTCCGCACGCTTGCTTCGAGTAGCACCGCAACGGTAGAGGATAAAGAGTATATTGATACCATCTTGAAACGCAGCTTCATCGTTTCAAAAGTACAACGTATTCAGCGAATCGAGGAACCCGTCCAGGTGTACGATTTCGGTGTTGCGGAACATCATAACTATATTGTGGATGGCATGTTAAGTCATAACAGTATGGGCGAATTCGAGAAGTACATCGCCAGGAGCTTCTACTTCTGGATGGTGCGCTTCCTGCGCACGAAGTATAACAACGTGCAGATCGTCTTCATCAGCCACCATACCGAGGCAAAAGAGGTGACCGAGGAGGAGTTTTTCCATAAAGGCGAAAGCGGTGGTACGCAGGTTTCATCGGCCTATGAGCTGGCCCTGGAGATCATCAAGGAGCGCTATAATCCTGATGACTGGAACATCTACCCGTTCCACTTCTCTGACGGCGATAATCTGCCCTGGGACAATGATCGCTGCGTGCAGCTGGTCAACAAGCTGATGGAGCTTTGTAACATCTTTGGCTATGGCGAGATCCGCGAGGGACATTACCGCTCGCCCAGCACGCTGATGTCGGCCTACAATAAAATCACCGATAAGAAGTTTATAGCTGTTACCATCTCAGATAAAAAAGAGGTCTATCCCGCACTGCGGAAATTCTTTGCCCAGCGCGAACCGGTTCCGACAAGATAG
- a CDS encoding LAGLIDADG family homing endonuclease — MDLVKRLEEYRDRERGLQWEGTFAQYFEIATKKPEVARLAHERIYHMIMDAGVETDRNGEPHYNFFSQEIFGIEKPLQQIVEYFHSAAQRLEVRKRVLLLMGPVGGGKSTIVYLIKRGLEAYSRTDAGALYAIKDCPMHEEPLHLIPNELRGDVEKEFGLYIEGDLCPHCRYLVDTQYRGRIEDVPVKRLVFSEKYRVGIGTFTPSDPKCVTGDTLVLTDQGLQTMEDIYLSLPQKPREDEFVPFETTILGINGPEKAAKFYCGGFQPIYEVETNLGYTIRGTANHPLLVLTPEGEIAWRKIGELQTGNYVALARGSQMFGQRAVLPESFYPLPRQPRVMTPDLAYWLGLLTAEGSVTPYETWFVNSSQDLINRFIDLTRSLFDLEAVPHRKAETYNYNVSISNKALCTWLRSELGIARGSQAKSVPASVLASSKEDILAFLEGLFWGDATIRGNRQGSNTFKYTSKSRQLARQVHALLLNLGVVGSLWNHTDDGEIYYNVTLRGDQVLDLVELIPSLRDKATSPLRETRSEKTNYDHLPHGATLLNGHGGDGYLARILSGDRQLSYNRARTVLAEKPELAGTLLADLVKQNSLWLTVREVRPAGIEPVYDLLVPGTHSFVADGFVQHNSQDISELVGGIDLSTIGEVGVESDPRAYRFDGELNIANRGIMEFVEMLKTDEKFLYVLLTLSQEQNIKTGRFSMIYADEVVVSHTNEHEYQAFVGNKKSEALQDRIILAKVPYNLRASDEVKIYEKLLKQSALQNVHIAPYTLRIASIFAILTRLEPSKKAGMSLMKKLKLYDGEDIEDFKQKDIKELQEEAVREGMDGISPRYVINRLSNALVKQNTTCINPIDALRALRDGLDQHTSITREERERYLNFISEARKEYDEMAKKEVQRAFVYSYEESARTLLNNYLDNVEAYCNKTKLRDPITDEEMEPDEQLMRSIEEQIGVTENAKKSFREEILIRISSLARKGMTFEYTSHERLKEAIEKKLFADLRDVVKITTSTRTPDKEQLRKINDVVNRLMTEHGYCHVCANEILRYTGSLLNR, encoded by the coding sequence ATGGACCTGGTGAAGCGGTTAGAGGAATACAGGGATCGTGAACGGGGTCTACAGTGGGAAGGGACGTTTGCTCAGTACTTTGAGATTGCCACCAAAAAGCCGGAGGTGGCACGTCTCGCCCATGAGCGGATTTATCATATGATTATGGATGCCGGCGTTGAGACGGACCGCAATGGAGAACCCCATTACAACTTCTTCAGCCAGGAGATTTTTGGCATTGAGAAGCCTTTGCAGCAGATTGTCGAGTACTTCCACTCGGCTGCGCAGCGCCTGGAAGTGCGTAAACGCGTCCTGCTGCTGATGGGCCCGGTCGGCGGCGGTAAATCCACCATTGTCTACCTGATTAAGCGTGGATTGGAGGCGTATAGCCGCACAGATGCGGGGGCGCTCTATGCCATTAAAGATTGTCCGATGCATGAGGAACCTCTACATTTGATTCCAAACGAACTACGTGGTGATGTTGAAAAGGAATTTGGCCTCTACATTGAAGGAGACCTCTGTCCCCATTGCCGTTACCTGGTAGACACCCAATACAGGGGACGCATTGAAGATGTCCCGGTGAAACGCCTGGTGTTCAGTGAAAAATATCGAGTGGGAATAGGTACATTCACGCCGTCCGATCCAAAGTGTGTTACCGGTGATACGCTGGTACTCACAGACCAGGGATTACAAACGATGGAGGATATATACCTCTCACTTCCCCAAAAGCCACGTGAGGACGAGTTTGTACCATTTGAGACAACCATCCTGGGCATAAATGGGCCTGAGAAGGCAGCGAAGTTCTATTGTGGTGGATTCCAGCCGATTTACGAGGTAGAGACGAATCTCGGTTACACTATTCGCGGGACGGCTAATCATCCGCTGCTCGTCTTAACACCGGAAGGTGAAATCGCCTGGCGCAAGATCGGCGAATTGCAAACAGGTAACTATGTGGCTCTAGCACGTGGTAGCCAGATGTTTGGCCAAAGGGCAGTCTTACCAGAAAGCTTCTATCCATTGCCTCGTCAACCGAGGGTGATGACACCTGATCTTGCTTACTGGCTAGGCTTGTTGACTGCGGAGGGCAGTGTAACTCCCTACGAGACATGGTTCGTCAATAGCTCTCAAGATTTGATCAACCGGTTTATCGATTTGACACGCTCGCTCTTCGATCTGGAAGCCGTGCCACATCGTAAAGCTGAAACATACAACTACAACGTCTCGATTAGCAATAAGGCGCTTTGTACCTGGCTAAGGAGCGAGTTGGGAATAGCACGCGGCTCGCAGGCAAAATCGGTTCCGGCAAGTGTCCTTGCCAGTAGCAAAGAAGATATCCTGGCGTTCCTCGAAGGGCTCTTCTGGGGAGATGCGACGATTCGGGGCAACAGGCAAGGATCAAACACGTTCAAATATACGAGCAAGTCACGACAGCTTGCGCGCCAGGTACATGCATTACTGCTCAATCTCGGGGTGGTTGGTTCCTTATGGAATCATACGGATGATGGTGAGATCTACTACAATGTCACTTTACGTGGGGATCAGGTACTTGATCTTGTCGAGTTGATCCCCTCATTGCGTGACAAAGCAACGTCACCCCTGCGCGAAACACGTAGTGAAAAGACCAATTATGATCACTTACCTCACGGAGCAACCCTGCTGAATGGGCATGGTGGCGATGGCTACCTCGCGCGCATTCTCTCGGGTGATCGCCAGCTTTCGTATAATCGCGCAAGAACTGTACTCGCTGAAAAGCCAGAGTTGGCAGGTACATTACTCGCTGATCTGGTAAAGCAGAACTCTCTCTGGCTCACAGTACGAGAAGTACGCCCGGCGGGTATCGAACCGGTCTATGATCTACTCGTGCCTGGCACACATTCATTTGTTGCCGATGGGTTTGTACAGCATAACAGCCAGGATATCAGTGAGCTCGTAGGTGGTATCGACCTTTCTACCATTGGTGAAGTCGGCGTCGAAAGCGATCCACGAGCCTATCGCTTCGACGGTGAGCTCAATATCGCTAACCGCGGCATTATGGAATTTGTGGAAATGTTGAAGACGGATGAGAAGTTCCTGTATGTACTGCTTACGTTGAGCCAGGAACAGAACATCAAGACCGGGCGCTTCAGCATGATCTATGCCGACGAAGTAGTCGTGAGCCATACCAATGAGCATGAATACCAGGCCTTCGTAGGCAACAAGAAATCCGAAGCCTTGCAAGACCGCATCATTCTGGCCAAGGTCCCCTACAACCTGCGCGCCTCGGATGAAGTCAAAATCTACGAGAAGCTACTCAAGCAGAGCGCGCTACAGAATGTGCATATCGCCCCCTATACCCTGCGCATTGCCAGTATCTTTGCTATCCTGACACGACTGGAGCCATCGAAGAAGGCCGGCATGAGTTTGATGAAAAAGCTCAAACTCTACGACGGTGAGGACATCGAGGACTTCAAGCAGAAGGATATCAAGGAACTGCAGGAGGAAGCGGTACGCGAGGGCATGGACGGCATCTCGCCGCGCTATGTGATCAACCGCCTCTCGAATGCGCTGGTCAAGCAGAATACGACCTGCATCAATCCTATCGATGCCTTACGCGCGTTGCGTGATGGACTCGATCAGCATACCAGCATCACACGCGAAGAGCGCGAACGCTACCTGAACTTCATCAGTGAGGCGCGTAAAGAATACGACGAGATGGCCAAGAAGGAAGTCCAGCGGGCATTCGTCTACTCCTACGAGGAGTCGGCTCGTACCCTGTTGAACAACTACCTGGATAACGTCGAAGCTTACTGCAATAAGACCAAACTGCGCGACCCCATTACCGATGAGGAGATGGAGCCTGACGAGCAGTTGATGCGCTCGATTGAAGAGCAAATCGGAGTGACCGAAAACGCCAAGAAATCTTTCCGCGAAGAGATTCTCATTCGTATCTCGTCGCTGGCTCGTAAAGGCATGACCTTTGAATATACCAGCCATGAGCGCCTGAAGGAGGCGATTGAGAAGAAGTTGTTCGCCGACTTGCGCGACGTTGTGAAGATCACGACCTCAACGCGCACGCCCGACAAGGAGCAGCTGCGCAAGATTAACGATGTCGTTAACCGCCTCATGACAGAACATGGGTATTGCCATGTATGTGCGAATGAAATCCTGCGCTATACCGGTAGCTTGCTGAATAGATAA